Proteins from one Bactrocera neohumeralis isolate Rockhampton chromosome 3, APGP_CSIRO_Bneo_wtdbg2-racon-allhic-juicebox.fasta_v2, whole genome shotgun sequence genomic window:
- the LOC126753949 gene encoding uncharacterized protein LOC126753949 — MIDILSLSRRPKLDVVEVPNLTFKSGLPINSLPGWELIPLNSKLPMLKCPGNQVIFSKNKIGQSFKHLKQEFDPSVRESLPEYNPLHDSNLKTFYANERNLKRLRENGEITQNNDVICNLKDFNEYRQQLHKTRLYYVLQELNRQENEQHDRMLINNAEAITARDHHNLAARQNSFTEIQGRKRKLENIRATRYQKMWQRTQDKIARKAAADEMGKAYHEYRKLLNHMKMQRHLEAAADLQRKHLIKLKKVFQFKQDRLQKNLRHLQEERLRQSEIIQTHFWEKRLKERIAYQDKIKVLLEKVAAQRQQFIENHRQKYDEKWLHIQNEIKERACKIKKQSKLHQHRKKKPKPITQPKPNLENGMAYCDTPNESVDKLLDFKLCEALNAAIDMEDQPAMPFDANDPIYKAAKFIITHIIKKFDKDLSKDPKICKNVRERVDQFFDEAKRFVLFRSSQIIASIREQVEDENATGSRRPTMVSFSRLPLTIGESSYAIHPMVDIKPVDVRTPTPVGSLASIKVQSEDNMFSNIPNLCRNELIFIEHYIIKFKRELIVGVGKRVFSAIDYHFSKRIMDVRPELLNLNRNFLTCEMSKAILSYATNKLNYESSIKLCISALASDIIWSLQKHLLKPERDPRGIVQPKSCTESPSPHMRLCLYCHKR, encoded by the exons ATGATTGATATACTTTCATTATCACGGCGGCCGAAATTGGATGTGGTCGAGGTGCCAAATTTAACATTCAAATCTGGCCTGCCGATCAACAGTTTACCAGGCTGGGAGCTTATACCATTAAATTCGAAATTGCCTATGCTGAAGTGTCCCGGGAATCAGGTTATATTTTCGAAGAATAAAATTGGACAATCG TTTAAACATTTGAAACAAGAATTTGATCCCTCTGTGCGGGAAAGCCTACCGGAGTACAATCCGCTACACGATTcgaatttgaaaactttttacgCCAACGAACGCAATCTCAAG CGATTACGCGAAAACGGCGAAATAACGCAAAATAACGATGTGATTTGCAATTTAAAAGATTTCAACGAATACCGTCAACAGCTGCACAAAACGAGACTTTACTACGTATTGCAGGAATTAAATCGACAG GAAAATGAGCAACACGATCGTATGCTCATCAACAATGCCGAAGCAATAACGGCGCGTGATCATCACAATTTGGCCGCACGTCAAAACAGTTTCACCGAAATACAGGGACGCAAGCGCAAGCTGGAGAACATACGAGCCACGCGCTATCAGAAAATGTGGCAACGCACGCAAGACAAGATAGCACGCAAGGCGGCCGCCGATGAAATGGGCAAGGCCTATCATGAGTATCGAAAACTGTTGAATCACATGAAAATGCAGCGGCACTTGGAAGCCGCCGCCGATTTGCAGCGAAAGCATTTAATTAAGCTGAAGAAGGTCTTTCAGTTCAAACAGGATCGTTTACAAAAGAATCTACGGCATCTACAGGAGGAACGGCTGCGTCAGAGCGAGATAATACAAACGCATTTTTGGGAGAAACGTTTGAAGGAGCGCATAGCTTACCAGGATAAAATAAAGGTGCTACTGGAGAAAGTCGCCGCACAACGGCAACAGTTTATCGAG AATCATCGTCAAAAATATGATGAGAAATGGCTGCATATTCAGAATGAAATAAAAGAGCGTgcatgtaaaattaaaaaacaaagcaaattacATCAGCATCGTAAAAAGAAACCGAAACCAATTACACAGCCGAAGCCAAACCTGGAAAACGGTATGGCCTACTGTGATACGCCAAATGAGAGTGTCGATAAATTGTTAGATTTCAAGCTTTGTGAAGCTttgaatgccgctattgatatgGAAGATCAACCCGCTATGCCGTTCGATGCTAACGATCCGATATACAAAGCGGCAAAGTTCATCATAACGCATATTATTAAGAAGTTCGACAAGGATTTGAGTAAGGACccgaaaatttgcaaaaatgtgCGCGAACGTGTGGATCAATTCTTTGATGAGGCAAAACGTTTTGTGCTGttt agatCATCACAAATTATTGCTTCTATACGTGAACAAGTAGAGGACGAGAATGCTACAGGCAGCCGACGACCAACCATGGTATCATTCAGCCGGTTGCCATTAACAATTGGTGAATCCAGTTATGCGATACATCCAATGGTGGATATAAAACCGGTGGATGTCCGCACGCCAACGCCAGTG GGTTCACTTGCTTCTATCAAAGTACAATCGGAAGATAATATGTTTAGCAACATACCAAATTTGTGCCGCAACGAGTTGATATTCATTGAACACTATATTATCAAATTCAAGCGTGAGCTGATCGTGGGTGTTGGTAAACGTGTGTTTTCAGCAATTGATTATCATTTCTCGAAGAGAATAATGGACGTACGGCCAGAGCTGCTTA attTGAATCGTAATTTCCTAACTTGTGAGATGTCTAAAGCTATACTTAGCTATGCCACCAACAAATTGAATTACGAATCAAGCATTAAGCTGTGTATTAGCGCATTGGCCAGTGATATAATTTGGTCGTTGCAGAAACATTTGCTAAAACCTGAACGTGACCCGCGAGGCATTGTGCAACCGAAATCTTGCACTGAAAGTCCATCACCACACATGCGGCTTTGTTTGTACTGTCACAAACGGTAA
- the LOC126753951 gene encoding palmitoyltransferase ZDHHC3 yields the protein MTFIRDPCGIVCLVITYGAVIYADYVVLRWIILQTMEASIWAPVHVILFNTIVFLLCMSHLKAVLSDPGRVPLPANRLDFSDLHTTGKNNNGGGSEWTVCTRCETYRPPRAHHCRICKRCIRRMDHHCPWINNCVGERNQKFFLQFLFYVGLLSVYSVALVGYSFVYPCDNCNITTLETQTRLLHSVILLLESALFGLFVLAIMVDQMHAILHDETAVEAVQSKGKGNQRSSRLQFRLFAEVFGRGHPACWLLPCTSFNSSPRYNDTPLLMSYDV from the exons ATGACTTTTATACGTGATCCTTGCGGCATTGTGTGCCTAGTCATCACCTATGGCGCTGTTATTTATGCAGATTATGTGGTTCTGCGTTGGATTATATTGCAAACGATGGAGGCTAG TATTTGGGCACCGGTACACGTAATACTATTTAATACAATCGTTTTCCTGTTGTGTATGTCTCACCTGAAAGCCGTGCTATCAGATCCTGGGCGCGTACCATTGCCGGCAAATCGCTTAGATTTTTCAGATCTTCATACAACtggaaaaaacaacaatggcgGTGGCAGTGAATG GACTGTTTGCACACGCTGCGAAACATATCGCCCGCCACGAGCCCATCATTGTCGCATATGCAAACGTTGTATACGACGCATGGATCATCATTGTCCATGGATTAATAACTGTGTTGGCGaacgaaatcaaaaattttttctacagTTTTTATTCTATGTTGGCTTGCTATCCGTTTATTCCGTTGCATTGGTGGGCTACAGTTTTGTATACCCTTGCGACAACTGCAATATAACTACACTGGAGACACAAACAAGATT GTTGCACAGTGTAATTCTCTTATTGGAATCTGCGCTTTTTGGTCTCTTTGTCTTGGCTATAATGGTCGACCAAATGCATGCTATATTGCATGATGAAACAGCCGTGGAGGCTGTGCAGTCGAAGGGTAAAGGCAATCAGCGTTCCAGTCGGCTTCAATTTCGTTTGTTTGCCGAAGTTTTTGGACGCGGCCATCCTGCTTGTTGGCTTTTGCCATGTACAAGTTTCAATTCGTCACCGCGTTACAATGACACGCCGCTATTAATGAGTTATGATGTTTAA
- the LOC126752283 gene encoding signal transducing adapter molecule 1 isoform X1: MGIFTQSTPFDAEIEKATSETNTNENWSLILDVCDKVSSNPRSAKDCLKAIMKRMGHADPHVVMQALTLLDACVNNCGKPFHLEIASREFENEFRRLLSKAQPKISLKMRQVLKTWAEGDFKSDAELNLIPSLYMKLRQEGYDFSNLNEKPPKSAAKLTALKDPNVVSSQQEEDDIAKAIELSLKETKNSPKLQSSSNAGAAASASTNAASAYSSLYPSFSGSGSLASITSTGGASNNSTNSQPEPRKVRALYDFEAAEENELTFFSGEIIHVLDDSDPNWWKGYNQRGEGLFPSNFVTADLSVDPERLDINQQNKTKKSVQFEDDAKALQLKTEAAAAAVAEQRIEIDEEKIDRLLHLLHEANPEDPSQDSEEMLRLEQEVHQMGPLIDTELERVDRKHAQLTQLSSDLVDAINLYHSLMRDDRMTLARGPQAAASGYLGGMPPMGGAMPGLGYQGVPNPQMLYGAAGYPGNANFPPHMQQAAHMPTHNYGMQSLPYGNPAQLPGNVAPVNTQNSLNQNAVSTAAPVPGGTYSIPQQYQNGHVNASQLNGNVSGSLGLNSLPPSMSSLPYMGAAAQLPATSAPPASEHQQMPQSTMAAANAATVGVFNPVNQLQQLGNIQPLQSLPPMPQYPNGINDGVNAIPPDQLHQQQSFPHHLQQLPQHYGTLPTSQPPPNAFMTSPPTSATGMAPGMLPPSSHGMHNPTNGGDQFSQLQHQMAAISLAGGVNQPVTQNFLVQNDPKHNIPLYQQQR, encoded by the exons ATGGGAATTTTTACGCAATCGACACCGTTTGATGCGGAAATTG AAAAAGCTACAAGCGAAACTAATACTAACGAGAACTGGTCGCTCATTCTGGATGTATGCGACAAAGTCTCGTCCAATCCACGCAGCGCCAAAGATTGCCTGAAGGCAATAATGAAACGTATGGGCCATGCTGACCCGCATGTGGTGATGCAGGCGCTAACACTGTTAGATGCTTGTGTAAATAATTGCGGTAAACCATTTCATTTGGAAATCGCTTCACGTGAATTCGAAAATGAATTCAGGCGACTGTTATCGAAAGCGCAACCGAAAATATCGCTG AAAATGCGTCAAGTGCTTAAAACCTGGGCTGAAGGCGATTTTAAGAGTGATGCGGAACTGAATTTAATACCCTCGCTTTATATGAAATTGCGACAAGAAGGTTATGACTTCAGCAATCTCAACGAAAAGCCGCCAAAGTCAGCAGCAAAATTGACCGCTTTGAAGGATCCCAATGTGGTGAGCAGCCAACAAGAGGAAGATGACATTGCCAAGGCGATAGAACTATCTTTGAAGGAGACAAAGAACAGTCCCAAGCTACAAAGTAGCAGTAACGCTGGAGCCGCTGCCAGCGCAAGCACGAACGCTGCCTCGGCTTAT TCCTCATTGTATCCCTCATTTTCGGGTTCTGGTTCATTGGCGAGCATCACGTCAACCGGTGGCGCCTCAAACAACTCCACAAATTCGCAGCCCGAGCCACGTAAAGTACGCGCTCTGTACGATTTCGAGGCAGCCGAAGAGAATGAGTTGACATTCTTTTCCGGCGAAATTATACACGTGCTGGATGATTCGGATCCGAATTGGTGGAAGGGCTATAATCAGCGTGGCGAAGGTCTATTCCCATCGAATTTCGTAACTGCCGATTTGTCTGTCGATCCGGAACGTTTGGATATCAATCAACAAAATAAGACGAAAAAGAGCGTACAATTTGAGGATGATGCCAAAGCATTGCAATTAAAGACTGAAGCTGCCGCAGCGGCAGTTGCTGAACAACGAATCGAAATCGATGAAGAGAAAATCGATCGTCTCTTGCATCTGTTACACGAGGCGAATCCCGAGGATCCATCGCAGGATAGCGAAGAAATGTTGCGTTTAGAACAGGAAGTACACCAGATGGGTCCACTGATCGACACCGAACTCGAGCGTGTCGATCGTAAGCATGCGCAACTCACGCAGCTCTCCAGCGACTTGGTGGACGCCATCAATCTCTATCATTCACTAATGCGCGACGATCGCATGACACTGGCACGTGGCCCACAGGCTGCTGCTTCCGGTTATTTGGGTGGCATGCCGCCAATGGGCGGCGCGATGCCCGGCTTAGGCTATCAGGGCGTGCCGAATCCACAAATGTTGTACGGTGCCGCTGGCTATCCGGGCAATGCTAATTTTCCACCACATATGCAGCAAGCAGCACATATGCCGACACATAACTACGGCATGCAATCGCTGCCCTACGGCAATCCAGCACAGTTGCCCGGCAATGTGGCGCCAGTCAACACGCAAAACTCGCTAAATCAGAATGCGGTGTCTACAGCTGCACCAGTACCGGGTGGCACTTACTCCATACCCCAACAGTATCAAAATGGACATGTCAACGCGTCACAGCTTAATGGCAACGTTTCCGGCAGTCTCGGCTTGAATT CACTGCCTCCGTCTATGTCATCGTTACCCTACATGGGTGCAGCTGCCCAGTTGCCGGCCACATCTGCACCGCCAGCATCTGAACACCAACAAATGCCGCAATCAACCATGGCTGCTGCCAATGCCGCCACTGTCGGCGTCTTCAATCCGGTCAATCAGCTGCAGCAGTTGGGCAATATACAGCCGTTGCAGTCATTGCCACCAATGCCACAATATCCGAACGGCATTAACGATGGCGTCAATG CTATACCACCCGATCAGTTGCATCAGCAGCAGTCATTTCCACACCACCTACAGCAGCTGCCGCAACATTACGGCACGCTACCAACGTCCCAGCCACCACCAAATGCGTTTATGACATCACCACCCACATCTGCCACGGGCATGGCACCGGGCATGCTACCGCCCAGCAGCCATGGCATGCATAATCCAACAAACGGCGGCGATCAATTCAGTCAATTACAACATCAAATGGCTGCAATTTCGCTGGCAGGCGGCGTTAATCAGCCGGTAACACAGAATTTCCTTGTACAAAATGATCCAAAGCATAACATTCCACTTTACCAGCAGCAACGGTAA
- the LOC126752283 gene encoding signal transducing adapter molecule 1 isoform X2 produces the protein MGIFTQSTPFDAEIEKATSETNTNENWSLILDVCDKVSSNPRSAKDCLKAIMKRMGHADPHVVMQALTLLDACVNNCGKPFHLEIASREFENEFRRLLSKAQPKISLKMRQVLKTWAEGDFKSDAELNLIPSLYMKLRQEGYDFSNLNEKPPKSAAKLTALKDPNVVSSQQEEDDIAKAIELSLKETKNSPKLQSSSNAGAAASASTNAASAYSSLYPSFSGSGSLASITSTGGASNNSTNSQPEPRKVRALYDFEAAEENELTFFSGEIIHVLDDSDPNWWKGYNQRGEGLFPSNFVTADLSVDPERLDINQQNKTKKSVQFEDDAKALQLKTEAAAAAVAEQRIEIDEEKIDRLLHLLHEANPEDPSQDSEEMLRLEQEVHQMGPLIDTELERVDRKHAQLTQLSSDLVDAINLYHSLMRDDRMTLARGPQAAASGYLGGMPPMGGAMPGLGYQGVPNPQMLYGAAGYPGNANFPPHMQQAAHMPTHNYGMQSLPYGNPAQLPGNVAPVNTQNSLNQNAVSTAAPVPGGTYSIPQQYQNGHVNASQLNGNVSGSLGLNSLPPSMSSLPYMGAAAQLPATSAPPASEHQQMPQSTMAAANAATVGVFNPVNQLQQLGNIQPLQSLPPMPQYPNGINDGVNAIPPDQLHQQQSFPHHLQQLPQHYGTLPTSQPPPNAFMTSPPTSATGMAPGMLPPSSHGMHNPTNGGDQFSQLQHQMAAISLAGGVNQPQR, from the exons ATGGGAATTTTTACGCAATCGACACCGTTTGATGCGGAAATTG AAAAAGCTACAAGCGAAACTAATACTAACGAGAACTGGTCGCTCATTCTGGATGTATGCGACAAAGTCTCGTCCAATCCACGCAGCGCCAAAGATTGCCTGAAGGCAATAATGAAACGTATGGGCCATGCTGACCCGCATGTGGTGATGCAGGCGCTAACACTGTTAGATGCTTGTGTAAATAATTGCGGTAAACCATTTCATTTGGAAATCGCTTCACGTGAATTCGAAAATGAATTCAGGCGACTGTTATCGAAAGCGCAACCGAAAATATCGCTG AAAATGCGTCAAGTGCTTAAAACCTGGGCTGAAGGCGATTTTAAGAGTGATGCGGAACTGAATTTAATACCCTCGCTTTATATGAAATTGCGACAAGAAGGTTATGACTTCAGCAATCTCAACGAAAAGCCGCCAAAGTCAGCAGCAAAATTGACCGCTTTGAAGGATCCCAATGTGGTGAGCAGCCAACAAGAGGAAGATGACATTGCCAAGGCGATAGAACTATCTTTGAAGGAGACAAAGAACAGTCCCAAGCTACAAAGTAGCAGTAACGCTGGAGCCGCTGCCAGCGCAAGCACGAACGCTGCCTCGGCTTAT TCCTCATTGTATCCCTCATTTTCGGGTTCTGGTTCATTGGCGAGCATCACGTCAACCGGTGGCGCCTCAAACAACTCCACAAATTCGCAGCCCGAGCCACGTAAAGTACGCGCTCTGTACGATTTCGAGGCAGCCGAAGAGAATGAGTTGACATTCTTTTCCGGCGAAATTATACACGTGCTGGATGATTCGGATCCGAATTGGTGGAAGGGCTATAATCAGCGTGGCGAAGGTCTATTCCCATCGAATTTCGTAACTGCCGATTTGTCTGTCGATCCGGAACGTTTGGATATCAATCAACAAAATAAGACGAAAAAGAGCGTACAATTTGAGGATGATGCCAAAGCATTGCAATTAAAGACTGAAGCTGCCGCAGCGGCAGTTGCTGAACAACGAATCGAAATCGATGAAGAGAAAATCGATCGTCTCTTGCATCTGTTACACGAGGCGAATCCCGAGGATCCATCGCAGGATAGCGAAGAAATGTTGCGTTTAGAACAGGAAGTACACCAGATGGGTCCACTGATCGACACCGAACTCGAGCGTGTCGATCGTAAGCATGCGCAACTCACGCAGCTCTCCAGCGACTTGGTGGACGCCATCAATCTCTATCATTCACTAATGCGCGACGATCGCATGACACTGGCACGTGGCCCACAGGCTGCTGCTTCCGGTTATTTGGGTGGCATGCCGCCAATGGGCGGCGCGATGCCCGGCTTAGGCTATCAGGGCGTGCCGAATCCACAAATGTTGTACGGTGCCGCTGGCTATCCGGGCAATGCTAATTTTCCACCACATATGCAGCAAGCAGCACATATGCCGACACATAACTACGGCATGCAATCGCTGCCCTACGGCAATCCAGCACAGTTGCCCGGCAATGTGGCGCCAGTCAACACGCAAAACTCGCTAAATCAGAATGCGGTGTCTACAGCTGCACCAGTACCGGGTGGCACTTACTCCATACCCCAACAGTATCAAAATGGACATGTCAACGCGTCACAGCTTAATGGCAACGTTTCCGGCAGTCTCGGCTTGAATT CACTGCCTCCGTCTATGTCATCGTTACCCTACATGGGTGCAGCTGCCCAGTTGCCGGCCACATCTGCACCGCCAGCATCTGAACACCAACAAATGCCGCAATCAACCATGGCTGCTGCCAATGCCGCCACTGTCGGCGTCTTCAATCCGGTCAATCAGCTGCAGCAGTTGGGCAATATACAGCCGTTGCAGTCATTGCCACCAATGCCACAATATCCGAACGGCATTAACGATGGCGTCAATG CTATACCACCCGATCAGTTGCATCAGCAGCAGTCATTTCCACACCACCTACAGCAGCTGCCGCAACATTACGGCACGCTACCAACGTCCCAGCCACCACCAAATGCGTTTATGACATCACCACCCACATCTGCCACGGGCATGGCACCGGGCATGCTACCGCCCAGCAGCCATGGCATGCATAATCCAACAAACGGCGGCGATCAATTCAGTCAATTACAACATCAAATGGCTGCAATTTCGCTGGCAGGCGGCGTTAATCAGCCG CAACGGTAA